Part of the Corythoichthys intestinalis isolate RoL2023-P3 unplaced genomic scaffold, ASM3026506v1 HiC_scaffold_23, whole genome shotgun sequence genome is shown below.
ACCCTGATACAagattgcatttttttctatCTGCTTCACTACTGCAAGTCTAATCTTTCTATGATAGTTTTGCGTACCGCTGACGGCCTGACTGACTGCTCTGAAGAAACAATTCCCATCACCAACTACTTTCTCATTTTTACAAGGTTTACCTAAATGGCCAACTTGGGTAGATTTTGAATCAACCTTTTGTAATTCAATATTTAACCGTGTACACAGCACTTGTGCTACATTTTCCCTTAGAGGGACAAATTGTAGTTCTTTTTCTGTTACATTACTGATAAAAACATCTGGAAGATCATTGCTGGGAAATATTACTTGCTCAGTCTGTGTAACAGTAGAGCCAAAGAGCAATGTGGAGTTGACGGCGGGAGCAGTGGGAATAACGCGTACACCTGCAATCTCAAAAAAGTTCTGTGTTAGGTTCATCATATTTGCTAACTTGACAAAATGGTCAAACACAAGATCAAGGCACCAGTACACCACAACAACACTGAATCCATTTACATCAACCATCCCATTTGTATTACGAGAATGAGAATCTACCACAGCGTACATTCCATTCTCCTTAATTATTGCACAAGTATTGCAATTCAATGTCAGAAAGCAAGTGTCATACTTTCCACAAATCTGTGCCAAACCATCCTTTAAAGGAGTCAACACTCCTGCCACAACAAGGTCTCCACTAACCACATTTACATCACCAGTTACAAAATCACCATATTCAAAGTCAAAACTCTCGCCATCAATAACTTGCTGCTTGGGTAAATCTGGAACACAAAGAAGCTCAGATCCTCCACTGATCTTATTATTCTTTCTCAGAGAAGAATACAACTCATCACCCAATGTTACAACCCGATCAAGGTCAGCTGACTGCCATGAAAACACACTGTGGGTGGTATGTTTAGCGACAGCTACTAGACTAATAGCCATACACTGAACACCTCTAAATTCAAACCGAGCGTCTCCTTGGTGGAAACTCCCACGAACTGACCTCTTAATATCACGAACCCTAACAGAAAGAGACTTAGTCTTACCTTTGTTGCCTCCTTGCAAGCGATGTTCCTCAACACACTTACCTTTGTTGCCTCCTTGCGAGCGATCATTGTCAACAAACTGCACCTTCACACTACTCATTCCAGGTGACTTCACAACAGCACTGGATGCGCCCctctgtaaaagaaaaaaatacatgatatAAAATAATCTCTTAATTTGTGGTtgacctgtcgcgatatgcaataagacaaaatatcgcacaagaaataaaa
Proteins encoded:
- the LOC130911223 gene encoding uncharacterized protein LOC130911223; this encodes MEMYPQEMLRQEYRRVAAEVGVKYLSAVEHFSLDKSELWAQDGVHLSDTDGMPILVQLLWKASYTATRDVVQVPRPVTVPVRSALKCVPATVAPEKSSAIVRGVEVTPPPAVNLDEWTVVGSKRRAMGSSSSHVPPKRESLHQQPVVRDCFIPLNPVRFSHALLEEMDKLTPSALQQPDVTAVPRRNPLLCKKQRSMVAEVKRRPNQRQRGASSAVVKSPGMSSVKVQFVDNDRSQGGNKGKCVEEHRLQGGNKGKTKSLSVRVRDIKRSVRGSFHQGDARFEFRGVQCMAISLVAVAKHTTHSVFSWQSADLDRVVTLGDELYSSLRKNNKISGGSELLCVPDLPKQQVIDGESFDFEYGDFVTGDVNVVSGDLVVAGVLTPLKDGLAQICGKYDTCFLTLNCNTCAIIKENGMYAVVDSHSRNTNGMVDVNGFSVVVVYWCLDLVFDHFVKLANMMNLTQNFFEIAGVRVIPTAPAVNSTLLFGSTVTQTEQKK